Below is a genomic region from Candidatus Methylomirabilota bacterium.
AGGCGCAGGATGGCGCGCGTGATCCCGGCCTCCGCGTAGCGCCCGAGCGCCGCCTCGTCGGCCTGCGCCCCGAAGACCGAGACGGAGATCGTCTTCATGTCACGTCCGGCGCGCGCCGCGCGCGCCTTGAGGTCGGCGAGCCCGGGGAGGATCGCCGCCGCGTTCCGCCCGCGCGGGAACCAGCCGTCGCAGAAGTCCACGACGCGCTGGAGCGTGTAGCCGCTCTCGCCGCCGAGGAGGATCGGCGGGTGGGGCTTCTGGACGGGCTTCGGCCACGACCAGATCGGGTCGAAGTTCACGAACTCGCCGTGGAACTCCGCGGCGTCCTTGGTCCAGATCTCCTTCATCGCGAGCACCCGCTCCCGGAGCACGCGGAAGCGCGTCTTGAACGCGGTCCCGTGGTTCTCCATCTCCTCGGCGTTCCAGCCGCCGCCGATGCCGAAGAGGACGCGGCCGCCCGAGAGGAGGTCGAGGCTCGCCACCTCCTTCGCCGTGATGATCGGGTCGTGCTCGATGAGCAGGCAGATGCCCGTGCCGACCTTGAGCGTGCGCGTCGCGGCCGCCGCCGCGGTGAGCGCGACGAAGGGATCGAGCGTGTGCGAGTACTCCCGCGGGAGCTCGCCGCCGCTGGGGAACGGCGTGCGGCGGCTGGCCGGGATGTGGGTGTGCTCGGGGACGAACAGCGACTCGAAGCCGCGCTCTTCCGTCGCCCGCGCGAGGTCGTCGATGCGGATCGAATAGTCCGTCGGGAAGATGCAGACGCCGTAGTGCATTGGTTCCTCCTGGCTCGCGGCCCGCGCCGCGGCCGTCAGCGCTCCGGGGAGAGCGAGAAGTGGGTGTGGGTCGCGAGCCACCGCCCGTCGTGGCGCGCGAGCGCGATCGTGAGCCGGCCTGGCCGCGCGAAGGTCGCGCCGCCGGGCCGGACGCCCGTGGAGTCCCATGGCGCGGCGACCCACGCGGTGTCGCCGTCCACCGCGCCGCGCGCCTCGTCCACGCGGATCGTGAACTCGCGGATCTGCGGCCAGACCCGGCGCCACTGCTGCTCCATGACGCCCTCGACGCCCTCGACGAAGTGCGCGACGGTGCCGAACGCGATCAGCTCGGGCGCGCAGAGCCGCCGGCCGCCCTCGAAGTCCACGGCGCGCACGCACGCCTGCAGGCGGCGGAGCCAGTCGCGGATCGGCGCGAGCGGGTCCTCGGCGGCCGCGAGCTGGCGGGAGATCTCGAGCAGGTTCCCGTCGGGATCGCGCAGGTAGATGGACTCGATCGGCCCGAGCGCGCCGGTGCGGTGCACGGGCCCTTCGAGCACCGCCACGCGCAGCTCCGTGAGCCGGCGGATCCAGGCGTCGAGCGGCTCGCCGGTCAGGAAGCAGAGGTCGGCCGAGCCCGGCGTGGGCCGCGCCGCGACGAGACTGAATTCCCGCCCGACCGGATGGACGTTGAGCTTCTGCGCGCCGAACCTGAGCGCGAGCCGGCCCTCGCCGAACGTGACCACCTCCATCCCGAGCCCG
It encodes:
- a CDS encoding nuclear transport factor 2 family protein, producing MLEISRQLAAAEDPLAPIRDWLRRLQACVRAVDFEGGRRLCAPELIAFGTVAHFVEGVEGVMEQQWRRVWPQIREFTIRVDEARGAVDGDTAWVAAPWDSTGVRPGGATFARPGRLTIALARHDGRWLATHTHFSLSPER
- a CDS encoding LLM class F420-dependent oxidoreductase; translated protein: MHYGVCIFPTDYSIRIDDLARATEERGFESLFVPEHTHIPASRRTPFPSGGELPREYSHTLDPFVALTAAAAATRTLKVGTGICLLIEHDPIITAKEVASLDLLSGGRVLFGIGGGWNAEEMENHGTAFKTRFRVLRERVLAMKEIWTKDAAEFHGEFVNFDPIWSWPKPVQKPHPPILLGGESGYTLQRVVDFCDGWFPRGRNAAAILPGLADLKARAARAGRDMKTISVSVFGAQADEAALGRYAEAGITRAILRLPPEPRNTVLPLLDRYAKLIR